A genomic segment from Montipora foliosa isolate CH-2021 chromosome 9, ASM3666993v2, whole genome shotgun sequence encodes:
- the LOC137971734 gene encoding uncharacterized protein, giving the protein MSLLFVHLELILFCCYTGTPSKNFENFKIDIFGFIEQVTNPAFTSTPNLYDHDSGVVRQEVSLEEMLQAARKEIERLEQELDRKNTISQFGLRRFMYDDEMIRFYTGFSSSNVLWSFIDVIKPSAEKMRTWSQVQRGRAKKPSKGIINEVFINMKKQSLAIEDQLFMWLCKVKLGLFDQDLAIRFNVSISTVSRMIITWSNFLYFTMGCLPLWSSRSQIRKIMPSSFKDSFSNVRVIIDCTEMKVQTPSSLVLHSEFYSSYKSANTFKGLVGITPSGAVSFISKLYTGSISDREIVKRCGILKLLEDGDGVMADKGFTIEDLLSPLNCSLNILPFLSEKVQFSEEDVERTQKIAKLRIHVERAIRRVKENHLFDAVIPLSLASSINQIWSVCCMLSNFKGPESPLF; this is encoded by the coding sequence ATGTCCCTTTTATTTGTtcacttggaattaatattattttgctgTTACACAGGGACTCCATCGAAGaactttgaaaactttaaaatagatatttttggttttatagaACAGGTCACTAACCCAGCATTTACCAGTACTCCAAATCTTTATGATCATGATTCTGGTGTGGTGAGACAGGAAGTGTCACTTGAGGAGATGCTCCAGGCAGCTAGGAAAGAGATAGAGAGACTCGAACAGGAACTTGATAGGAAGAACACTATAAGTCAGTTTGGCCTTCGCCGATTTATGTATGATGATGAAATGATCCGGTTTTATACTGGGTTTTCAAGTAGTAATGTGTTATGGTCATTTATAGATGTGATAAAACCATCTGCTGAAAAAATGAGAACGTGGTCTCAAGTTCAACGTGGCAGGGCTAAAAAGCCTAGTAAAGGGATAATTAACGAAGTAtttataaacatgaaaaaacagTCCCTTGCTATAGAAGATCAACTGTTCATGTGGTTGTGTAAGGTCAAGCTAGGCTTATTTGATCAAGATTTGGCTATCAGATTCAATGTGTCAATTTCTACTGTAAGTAGAATGATCATAACCTGGTCAAActtcctttattttacaatggGATGTTTACCACTATGGTCGAGTAGATCACAGATTAGAAAAATAATGCCAAGTAGTTTTAAAGATAGTTTCAGCAATGTGCGTGTGATCATAGATTGCACAGAAATGAAGGTTCAGACACCTTCCTCTCTTGTGCTTCATTCTGAGTTTTACTCTAGTTACAAAAGTGCAAACACCTTCAAAGGTCTTGTTGGTATTACCCCCAGTGGTGCAGTGTCATTCATCTCCAAACTCTACACGGGATCTATAAGTGACAGGGAGATAGTGAAAAGGTGTGGaattttaaagctgttagagGATGGAGATGGGGTTATGGCAGACAAAGGTTTCACTATAGAAGACCTTTTATCTCCTTTAAACTGTTCTCTCAACATTCTACCATTTCTGAGTGAAAAGGTTCAGTTTTCCGAGGAAGATGTAGAAAGGACTCAAAAAATAGCGAAGCTAAGGATCCATGTAGAGAGGGCAATTCGTAGAGTCAAGGAAAACCATTTATTTGATGCTGTAATTCCACTGTCATTAGCCTCTTCAATTAATCAAATATGGTCGGTCTGTTGTATGCTATCAAACTTTAAAGGACCTGAGTCACCTCTATTTTAA
- the LOC137971042 gene encoding uncharacterized protein isoform X2: MAQLKTSSITPMPCASFEWKGSGGLKACPGTTEQLQYNFARCRHKNPLWGLSGGRCWPGYSVQNKGQEAHKQHYVFFKEAKCLPTAGQLKEKSMQRKSRGTKWQCTN; encoded by the exons AtggctcaattgaaaaccagttCGATTACTCCGATGCCTTGTGCTTCTTTTGAG TGGAAAGGATCAGGAGGGCTAAAGGCCTGTCCTGGGACAACGGAACAACTGCAATACAATTTTGCTAGATGCAGACATAAAAATCCTCTATGGGGTTTATCAGGTGGAAGGTGCTGGCCAGGTTACTCTGTACAAAACAAAGGGCAGGAAGCACATAAGCAACATTATGTGTTCTTCAAGGAAGCCAAGTGCTTACCAACAGCAG GACAGCTCAAGGAAAAGAGCATGCAAAGGAAAAGCAGAG gaACCAAATGGCAATGTACCAACTAA
- the LOC137971042 gene encoding uncharacterized protein isoform X1, with product MAQLKTSSITPMPCASFEWKGSGGLKACPGTTEQLQYNFARCRHKNPLWGLSGGRCWPGYSVQNKGQEAHKQHYVFFKEAKCLPTAAQGKEHAKEKQRNQMAMYQLKFRK from the exons AtggctcaattgaaaaccagttCGATTACTCCGATGCCTTGTGCTTCTTTTGAG TGGAAAGGATCAGGAGGGCTAAAGGCCTGTCCTGGGACAACGGAACAACTGCAATACAATTTTGCTAGATGCAGACATAAAAATCCTCTATGGGGTTTATCAGGTGGAAGGTGCTGGCCAGGTTACTCTGTACAAAACAAAGGGCAGGAAGCACATAAGCAACATTATGTGTTCTTCAAGGAAGCCAAGTGCTTACCAACAGCAG CTCAAGGAAAAGAGCATGCAAAGGAAAAGCAGAG gaACCAAATGGCAATGTACCAACTAAAGTTCAGAAAGTAG